The DNA segment GATTGTTCCTGACACCAAAGACTGGACCTGGGTTCTCCGCGCACCCTGCCCCGAATGCGGGTTCGACGCGGCCATCGTCGCTCCGGCCGAGGTTTCCGCGCTCCTGCGCGCCAGCGCCGACGCGTGGCGCGAGGTGCTGGCAGAGGAAGACGTGCGGGTCCGTCCTCGGCCCGACCGCTGGTCGCCACTCGAATACGCCTGCCACGTCCGCGACGTGTGCCAGCTCTACGACGAACGACTCGTGCTGATGCTGACCGAGGATGAGCCGGGCTACCCCAACTGGGATCAGGACGCGGCGGCGATCGAGGCGCGCTACGACCAGCAGAACCCTGCTGACGTCGCCGCCGGGTTGTCGGCAGCGGCCGACACGCTCGCCGCGCGGTTCGACGGTGTGTCGGGCGCGCGGTGGGATCGCGGAGGCTTCCGCTCTGACGGCGCGCACTTCACCGTGGCGACTTTCGCCCAGTACTTCATCCACGACCTCGTCCACCATCTCAACGACGTCACTGGCGCACCCGCCGACCGCATTTAGCAGGCAAACTGCTGTACTTGCACACGCTAAGCACCGCGTTTAGCGGGCTAAACGCGGTGTGGGCGAGGGCGGTGATCGGGTTCGATGTCCTGCCCGGGTGTCCGAGCCGGGGTCGAGCCCCGTACTCTTGATCTTCGAACCGACTGTGGGCAACACCCCGCGACGAGTTGCGTGAGCCCCCCTGACACGACGGCGACTCGCGGCTATGGTTGCTGTCACAAACCGGCACGATGCGCCGTATGACGGGGCAACTGGCCTTTATGCAGGCCGCCGTCCAGTAGACTGGATGATGCAAGTCGCCCGTCCAAGCCGTGCCGTGGGTCAAAAGCGACCCCCGATGTGGTCGTGTTCGGCACGGGCGGGTATCTTTGACGACCGTGCCCGGCAGGCTGTCGGGCTGCTCCGTGTGCCATTGGGTCACGGCTGAGTGCCTTCGGTGCTCAGCGCGCAGTAATGGCCAAGCGGAGCTCCACGGAAATCCCGACGGGACGTTAACGGATCGGAAGATCCTGACGCGGGCCGACACGCCCGACCTCGGGGACCGGGGAGACAAGCAAAGCCAGAGCTGTAGAGCTACAGGACGCGACAGAAAGCTGGTCCATTGCCCACGATCCAGCAGCTGGTCCGCAAGGGCCGCCAGGACAAGGCTGCCAAGCAGAAGACCGCGGCGCTCAAGGGGAGCCCGCAGCGGCGTGGCGTGTGCACCCGCGTGTACACCACGACGCCCAAGAAGCCGAACTCGGCGCTGCGCAAGGTCGCGCGTGTAAAGCTGACCAGCGGCATCGAGGTCACCGCCTACATTCCCGGTGAAGGCCACAACCTCCAGGAGCACTCGATGGTGCTCGTGCGTGGCGGCCGTGTTAAGGACCTGCCGGGTGTTCGCTACAAGATCATCCGCGGTTCGCTCGACACACAGGGCGTGAAGAACCGCAAGCAGGCGCGCAGCCGGTACGGCGCGAAGAAGGAGAAGAGCTAATGCCCCGCAAGGGTCCGGCCCCGAAGCGGCCACTGATCGCTGACCCCGTCTACGCTTCGCCGCTTGTCACGCAGCTCGTCAACAAGGTGCTGACCGACGGCAAGCGCTCGCTGGCCGAGCGCATCGTGTACGGGGCGCTGGAAGGCGCTCGCGACAAGACCGGCACCGACCCGGTCGTCACGCTGAAGCGCGCACTCGACAACGTGCGGCCCACCCTTGAGGTGAAGAGCCGCCGGGTCGGTGGTGCTACTTACCAGGTGCCGATCGAGGTCAAGCCGGGCCGTTCGACGACCCTTGCTCTTCGTTGGATCGTCACCTTCGCTCGCCAGCGTCGCGAGAAGACGATGGTCGAACGCCTGCAGAACGAGCTGCTCGACGCGAGCAACGGCCTCGGGGCCAGCGTGAAGCGCCGCGAGGACACCCACAAGATGGCCGAGTCCAACAAGGCTTTCGCTCACTACCGCTGGTGAGCGAGTAACAGCAGGTAAACGCTGCCGCCCGGCAGCCGACGTACACCAATGCCGGGCCCCAAGCTTGAGACAGGGGAACACTGAAGTGGCACGTGACGTGCTGAGAGACCTCAACAAGGTCCGCAACATCGGCATCATGGCCCACATCGACGCCGGTAAGACCACCACCACCGAGCGGATCCTGTTCTACACCGGGATCAACTACAAGCTCGGCGAGGTGCACGACGGCGCCGCGACGATGGACTGGATGGAGGAGGAGCAGAAGCGGGGTATCACCATCACCTCGGCTGCCACCACCACCTTCTGGGGCGATTACCAGATCAACATCATCGACACGCCTGGTCACGTCGACTTCACCGTCGAGGTGGAGCGCAACCTGCGCGTGCTCGACGGTGCTGTCGCCGTCTTCGACGGCAAGGAAGGCGTCGAGCCGCAGTCCGAACAGGTCTGGCGGCAGGCCGACAAGTACGAGGTCCCCCGGATCTGCTTCGTCAACAAGATGGACAAGCTGGGTGCCGACTTCTACTACACCCTGCGCACCATCGAGGAGCGCCTCGGTGTCAAGCCGCTGCCCATCCAGCTGCCGATCGGCGCCGAGAGCGAATTCGAAGGCGTCATCGACCTGGTCAGGATGAAGGCTCTGACCTGGCGCGGCGATGTCAAGAAGGGCGAGGACTACTCGGTCGAGGACATCCCGGAGGCGCTTGCCGAGCAGGCGGCCGAGTACCGCGACAAGCTCGTCGAAGCCATCGCGGAAACCGATGACGCGCTGATGGAGAAGTACTTCGGTGGCGAGGAGCTGACGGAGGCCGAGATCAAGGCCGGTATCCGCAAGCTCACCATCGCCCGCGAGGCGTACCCGGTGCTGACCGGGTCGGCGTTCAAGAACAAGGGCGTGCAGCCCATGCTCGACGCCGTCGTCGACTACCTCCCTTCGCCGCTTGACCAGCCGCCGGTCGAAGGCATTCTTGCCGATGGCGAGACGCCGATCAGCCGCAAGCCCTCGATCGACGAGCCGTTCGCGGCTCTGGCTTTCAAGATCGCGGCGCACCCGTTCTACGGCAAGCTGACCTACATCCGGGTCTACTCGGGCAAGGTCTCCGCCGGCACTCAGGTCGTCAACGCGACCAAGGAGCGCAAGGAGCGGATCGGCAAGATCTTCCAGATGCACTCCAACAAGGAGAACCCGGTCGACGAGGCCCAGGCCGGCCACATCTACGCGGTGATCGGTCTCAAGGACACCACCACCGGTGACACCCTTGCCGACCCGCAGAACCCGGTTGTCCTCGAATCGATGACCTTCCCCGAGCCGGTCATCAAGGTCGCCATCGAGCCCAAGACGAAGGCCGACCAGGAGAAGCTGTCGACCGCGATCCAGAAGCTCGCCGAGGAGGACCCGACATTCCGGGTCAGCCAGGACGAGGAGACCGGTCAGACGATCATCGAGGGTATGGGCGAGCTGCACCTTGAGGTGCTCGTCAACCGGATGAAGTCCGACTACAAGGTCGAGGCGAACATCGGTAAGCCGCAGGTCGCTTACCGCGAGACCGTCCGCAACACGGTCGAGAAGCTCGATTACGTTCACAAGAAGCAGACCGGTGGTTCCGGTCAGTTCGCGAAGGTGATCGTCAAGCTCGAACCGTTGGAGAGCACGGACGGTGCGCTTTACGAGTTCGACAACAAGGTCACCGGTGGCCGCATTCCGAGGGAATACATCCCTTCGGTTGACGCGGGCGCACAGGACGCCATGCAGTACGGCGTGCTGGCCGGCTACCCGCTCGTCGGGTTGAAGTTCACCTTGTTGGATGGTGCGTACCACGAGGTCGACTCCTCGGAAATGGCCTTCAAGATCGCCGGTTCCATGGCGATGAAGGAAGCCGCGAGGAAGGCGGGCCCGGTACTGCTGGAGCCGGTGATGGCGGTCGAGGTGACCACACCCGAGGACTACATGGGTGACGTCATCGGCGACCTGAACTCCCGCCGTGGTCAGATTCAGGCCATGGAGGAGCGGTCAGGTACGCGTGTCGTCAAGGCGCTCGTGCCGCTGTCGGAGATGTTCGGTTACGTCGGCGACCTGCGGTCTCGTACCCAGGGTCGTGCGAACTACTCCATGCAGTTCGACTCCTACGCCGAGGTTCCTGCGAACGTCGCGAAGGAAATCATCGCGAAAGCGACGGGGGAGTAACACTCCACCAGCACCCAACGCGGGCGCGAAAGGGGCCTCCCCTAAGGTCCGCACAACCGACCAGATCAAGTCGCAGACCGGCTGCCACGCCGGACCGCGAGTAAGTAGTCCAGGAGGACATTCCAGTGGCGAAGGCGAAGTTCGAGCGGAGCAAGCCGCACGTCAACATCGGGACCATTGGTCACGTCGACCACGGCAAGACGACCCTGACCGCGGCGATCACCAAGGTTCTCCACGACAGGTACCCGGAGCTGAACCAGTCGCGTGCGTTCGACCAGATCGACAACGCGCCTGAGGAGAAGCAGCGCGGTATCACGATCAACATCTCGCACGTCGAGTACCAGACCGAGAAGCGCCACTACGCGCACGTCGACGCCCCCGGTCACGCCGACTACATCAAGAACATGATCACCGGTGCCGCCCAGATGGACGGCGCGATCCTGGTGGTCGCGGCGACTGACGGCCCGATGCCGCAGACGCGTGAGCACGTGCTGCTCGCCCGTCAGGTGGGTGTGCCCTACATCGTCGTCGCGCTGAACAAGGCCGACATGGTCGACGACGAGGAAATCCTCGAACTCGTCGAGATGGAGGTCCGTGAGCTGCTGTCCTCGCAGGAGTTCCCCGGTGACGACGCTCCGGTCGTCAAGGTCTCCGGCCTGAAGGCGCTTGAGGGCGACGAGAAGTGGGCCCAGAGCGTGCTTGAGCTCATGGACGCCGTCGACGACAGCGTTCCGGAGCCCGTCCGCGACACCGACAAGCCGTTCCTCATGCCCGTCGAGGACGTCTTCACGATCACCGGTCGCGGCACCGTCGTCACCGGTCGTATCGAGCGTGGCGAGATCAAGCTGAACGAAGAGGTCGAGATCGTCGGCATCCGCCCCGACTCCCGCAAGACCACCGTGACCAGCATCGAGATGTTCAACAAGATGCTGGACTCGGGCCAGGCCGGCGACAACGCCGCCCTGCTGCTGCGTGGTATCAAGCGCGAGGACGTCGAGCGCGGTCAGGTCATCGTGAAGCCCGGCACGACCACCCCGCACACCGACTTCGAGGCTTCGGTGTACATCCTTTCCAAGGACGAGGGTGGACGGCACACGCCGTTCTTCAACAACTACCGCCCGCAGTTCTACTTCCGCACCACCGACGTGACCGGTGTCGTGACCCTTCCCGAGGGCACCGAAATGGTCATGCCGGGCGACAACACCCACATCTCGGTCAAGCTGATCCAGCCGATCGCGATGGACGAGGGTCTGCGGTTCGCCATCCGTGAGGGTGGCCGTACCGTTGGCGCTGGTCAGGTCACCAAGATCATCGCCTGATAGCACCCCCGGGTGCGGGTGCCAAGTTTTGATATGGCATCCTATGAAGGTTGCTCGACGCGGGGCGGCCGATTCTTACCGGAATCATCAAGAGAATCGGCCGCCCTGTCGCGAGTGTCCTGGGCTTGCGGCTTCCGTGAGTCTGGAGTTGCCGACGTCGTCGGCGCTCCATGAGTAACAGACCAGCGGCACGACAACGATCCTGCGGGATCAGTCTGCGTAATGGGCGCGACACGCCCGACCGCGTGGACCGGGGAAGACCCCGTTGACGTGCGAGAACCGACGCTCGTCGTTGGTTTGAGATAGCGGCACGAGACGAAGGAACGAGCTGCCACCATGGCGGGACAGAAGATCCGCATCCGGCTCAAGGCCTACGACCACGAGGCGATCGACGCCAGCGCACGCAAGATCGTGGAAACGGTCACGCGCACCGGCGCCTCTGTGGTTGGGCCGGTGCCGCTGCCCACCGAGAAGAACGTTTACTGCGTCATCCGCTCGCCGCACAAGTACAAGGACTCGCGCGAGCACTTCGAGATGCGCACCCACAAGCGGCTGATCGACATCCTCGACCCGACGCCGAAGACGGTCGACGCGCTCATGCGCATCGACCTTCCGGCGAGCGTCGACGTGAACATCCAGTAAGCGTTGGGCGAGCGGCGGAGATAAGAGACTCATGTCTGACAGGCAAGTGAAGGGCATTCTGGGCACTAAGCTCGGCATGACGCAGGTATTCGACGAGAACAACCGGATGGTTCCGGTGACCGTCGTGCAGGCCGGGCCGAACGTGGTTACCCAGGTGCGCAACAACGACAAGGACGGCTACTCGGCCGTGCAACTGGCCTTCGGTGCCGTCGACCCTCGCAGGGTCAACAGGCCGGAGACCGGGCACTTCGAGAAGGCCGGTGTGACCCCGCGGCGTTATGTCGCCGAGCTGCGCACCAACGACGCCGAGGCGTACGAGGTGGGTCAGGAGATCACGGCCGATGTCTTCGAGACGGGCACCGTGGTCGACGTGACCGGAACCAGCAAGGGCAAGGGTTACGCCGGTGTCATGAAGCGCCACGGTTTCAAGGGACAGGGCGCGAGCCACGGTAACCAGGCCAAGCACCGCGCTCCCGGTTCGATC comes from the Prauserella marina genome and includes:
- the rpsG gene encoding 30S ribosomal protein S7, encoding MPRKGPAPKRPLIADPVYASPLVTQLVNKVLTDGKRSLAERIVYGALEGARDKTGTDPVVTLKRALDNVRPTLEVKSRRVGGATYQVPIEVKPGRSTTLALRWIVTFARQRREKTMVERLQNELLDASNGLGASVKRREDTHKMAESNKAFAHYRW
- the fusA gene encoding elongation factor G; amino-acid sequence: MARDVLRDLNKVRNIGIMAHIDAGKTTTTERILFYTGINYKLGEVHDGAATMDWMEEEQKRGITITSAATTTFWGDYQINIIDTPGHVDFTVEVERNLRVLDGAVAVFDGKEGVEPQSEQVWRQADKYEVPRICFVNKMDKLGADFYYTLRTIEERLGVKPLPIQLPIGAESEFEGVIDLVRMKALTWRGDVKKGEDYSVEDIPEALAEQAAEYRDKLVEAIAETDDALMEKYFGGEELTEAEIKAGIRKLTIAREAYPVLTGSAFKNKGVQPMLDAVVDYLPSPLDQPPVEGILADGETPISRKPSIDEPFAALAFKIAAHPFYGKLTYIRVYSGKVSAGTQVVNATKERKERIGKIFQMHSNKENPVDEAQAGHIYAVIGLKDTTTGDTLADPQNPVVLESMTFPEPVIKVAIEPKTKADQEKLSTAIQKLAEEDPTFRVSQDEETGQTIIEGMGELHLEVLVNRMKSDYKVEANIGKPQVAYRETVRNTVEKLDYVHKKQTGGSGQFAKVIVKLEPLESTDGALYEFDNKVTGGRIPREYIPSVDAGAQDAMQYGVLAGYPLVGLKFTLLDGAYHEVDSSEMAFKIAGSMAMKEAARKAGPVLLEPVMAVEVTTPEDYMGDVIGDLNSRRGQIQAMEERSGTRVVKALVPLSEMFGYVGDLRSRTQGRANYSMQFDSYAEVPANVAKEIIAKATGE
- the tuf gene encoding elongation factor Tu → MAKAKFERSKPHVNIGTIGHVDHGKTTLTAAITKVLHDRYPELNQSRAFDQIDNAPEEKQRGITINISHVEYQTEKRHYAHVDAPGHADYIKNMITGAAQMDGAILVVAATDGPMPQTREHVLLARQVGVPYIVVALNKADMVDDEEILELVEMEVRELLSSQEFPGDDAPVVKVSGLKALEGDEKWAQSVLELMDAVDDSVPEPVRDTDKPFLMPVEDVFTITGRGTVVTGRIERGEIKLNEEVEIVGIRPDSRKTTVTSIEMFNKMLDSGQAGDNAALLLRGIKREDVERGQVIVKPGTTTPHTDFEASVYILSKDEGGRHTPFFNNYRPQFYFRTTDVTGVVTLPEGTEMVMPGDNTHISVKLIQPIAMDEGLRFAIREGGRTVGAGQVTKIIA
- the rpsL gene encoding 30S ribosomal protein S12; translated protein: MPTIQQLVRKGRQDKAAKQKTAALKGSPQRRGVCTRVYTTTPKKPNSALRKVARVKLTSGIEVTAYIPGEGHNLQEHSMVLVRGGRVKDLPGVRYKIIRGSLDTQGVKNRKQARSRYGAKKEKS
- the rplC gene encoding 50S ribosomal protein L3, whose translation is MSDRQVKGILGTKLGMTQVFDENNRMVPVTVVQAGPNVVTQVRNNDKDGYSAVQLAFGAVDPRRVNRPETGHFEKAGVTPRRYVAELRTNDAEAYEVGQEITADVFETGTVVDVTGTSKGKGYAGVMKRHGFKGQGASHGNQAKHRAPGSIGGCATPGRVFKGVRMAGRMGNARVTTQGLTVHSVRAEDGLLLIKGAVPGPRGGLIFVRSAAKGGVTA
- a CDS encoding DinB family protein, which translates into the protein MIVPDTKDWTWVLRAPCPECGFDAAIVAPAEVSALLRASADAWREVLAEEDVRVRPRPDRWSPLEYACHVRDVCQLYDERLVLMLTEDEPGYPNWDQDAAAIEARYDQQNPADVAAGLSAAADTLAARFDGVSGARWDRGGFRSDGAHFTVATFAQYFIHDLVHHLNDVTGAPADRI
- the rpsJ gene encoding 30S ribosomal protein S10 → MAGQKIRIRLKAYDHEAIDASARKIVETVTRTGASVVGPVPLPTEKNVYCVIRSPHKYKDSREHFEMRTHKRLIDILDPTPKTVDALMRIDLPASVDVNIQ